The Sulfuricystis thermophila genome segment GCTCGACGGGCAAACGGCGCTCGAGCGCTGGCGCAAGCAAGCTCGCGCGGGCGATCTGCGCCTTTTTTTGCAGCTCGCCGACCGGCTCGATCTGTGGTCGCTGGGTCAGTCGGGCGCGCGTTTCTTGAGTGTCGGCGCCTACGACGAAGGGGGCGGGGCGTTCCTGTTCGCGCCGGGGGTCTGGCATGCCGGCACGGTGTTGCCATTCGCTCCCCATCAGGTGAGCGAGGACGTCAGTTGCGCCCGCTATGTCGGCGGCAAAGCACAGAGACCGGCAGAAGAGCGCACCGTGCCGCGTTACGACAAACCCGGCGCCTATTCCTGGTGCAAGGCGCCGCGCCTGGATGGCGAGATTTGCGAGACCGGGGCGCTGGCGCGCCAGCTCGTCGATGGCCAGCCGCTGGTGAGCGACCTCGTGGCGTGCCGCGGCGCTGGGGTCGGGGCGCGCGTGCTGGCGCGGCTGCTGGAATTCGCGCGCGTCGTGCCGGCGCTGGAGCGCTGGCTCGACGCTTGCGATCCTGACGGACCGTGGTGCATGCCGGCGCCGCTGGCGGAAAACTGTCTCGGCGTGGGCTTCGTCGAGGCGGCGCGCGGTGCGCTCGGTCATTGGCTCACCGTGCGCCACGGTCTCATCGGCGGCTACCAGATCATCGCGCCGACCACCTGGAATTTTTCGCCGCGCGATGCCGACGGCCAGCCCGGTGCGCTGGAACGGGCGCTGGTCGGCCTGCCGGTGCCCGAACAGGGCACGATCCCGGCGGTGGTGCACCACGTGGTGCGCAGTTTCGATCCCTGCATGGTCTGCACGGTGCACTGATGATGGCTCCCTGCCGTCCCGCCAGCGCCGACTTTCGTACTTCATGAAAAAAGGCACGCTGATTCCACCGGCCGACGAGCTTGCCCGACGCTACGCGCGCGCCGATGCACAGGCCGGCGAGGAAATCTGGCTCGACGTCATCCGCAAGATGGACGAGGTCTATCACGACCTCTTGCAATACGAAGTGGCGCTGGAAGAAAAAAATGCCGCGCTGGAAGAATCGCAGCAATTCATCGCTTCCGTGCTGGCGTCGATGTCGGACATCCTGATCGTCTGCGACCGGGCGGGAACGATCGAGAGCGTCAATGCGGCGCTCTCGGCGCTGCTCGGCCGCAGTGCGGATACCCTGGTACGCCGCCCGCTGTTCGATCTGTTTGCCGATGAGGCTTCGCGCGCCAAGGCGAGCCGGCTCTTCGCCGAGCAGCGTGCGGCCCCGGTGCAGGATTGCGAAATGCTGCTCAAAGCGGCCAATGGCAGCGAAATCGCCCTGTCGTTGAACTGCACGCCACGCTACGACGGCGTAGGCAAGATGCTCGGTTTCGTCATCACCGGCCGGCCGGTCGGCGAATTGCTGCGCGCCTATCAGGCGTTGCGCCGCGCGCACGAGGATTTGCAAACCGCGCAACGACAACTGGTGCATGCCGAGAAGATGGCTTCGCTCGGCCGCCTCGTCGCTGGCGTCGCGCACGAACTCAACAATCCAATCAGTTTCGTCTACGGCAATGCGGTGGTGATGAAACGCTATGCCGAGCGCCTGACGCGCTACCTCGATGCGGTGCATCGGGGCAGCGACCGACCGGCGCTCGATGCCTTGCGTGCCGAGCTGCGCATCGACCGCCTGCTCGAAGATCTGCCGGCGCTGATCGACGGCATGCTCGAAGGGGCCGAGCGCACGCGCGACATCGTCGATGCGCTGAAAAGGTTTTCGGCGCAGGGTAGTGGCGAGCGCATGCGTTTCGATCTCGTCGAGGTGATCGAACGCGCCATTCACTGGGTCGGCAAGGGCAGCGGCGCACGGCTCGAGGTGGTGCGGGATTTGCCCGAGAACCTGGCGGTGGAGGGCAATGCCGGCGAAATCCAGCAGGTGGTGATGAACCTGGTGCAAAACGCGGCAGACGCCACCGCTCAAGTTGCCACGCCGCGTCTCGCCATCAGCGGCCGTCTCGATGGTGGCCGGGCCGTCGTCGAGTTTCATGATAACGGCCCGGGCATCCGACCCGAACACCTCGGCCGACTGTTCGACCCCTTCTTCACCACCAAGCCGGTCGGCCAGGGCACTGGCCTGGGGCTGGCGATCAGCTACGGCATCGTCGAACGTCACGGCGGCGAGCTCTCGGCAGCCAACCATCCGCGCGGCGGTGCCGTGTTCAGGCTCGTGCTGCCCTTGGCGAACGCCTCCTGAACGCCAATAGTTTTTCCTCGATGTGGTTATCTGCAATGTTTACCTGATAACCACTTGGTGTCGCCGCCCTGTGCCAAGAAAATCTTAACTGGCTGATTCGCCGTCGTTAAGTTCTCGCTGCATCGTTGGCACGATTTCTGCGAAGGCCTCGCTGTAATCCAAAACCCGAACAAACATCGAGGGCAGGAGGGAACCCATCATGAGTGCTACGACGACGAGCGCGGGCCTGCGCAATGAATTCGATTGGCGTGGGCCGGACGATCTGGAACAGCGTCTGCAAATGCCGCGCCGTGACTTCCTCAAATTCTGTGCCGGACTCGCGGGGACCCTGGGTCTGCCGGTCGGCGCCGAAGCGGCGGTGGCGCAGGCCATCGAGTCGGCGAAACGGCCCTCGGTGATCTGGCTGCATTTCCAGGAATGCACCGGCTGTTCCGAGTCGCTGCTGCGCGCCGAGCACCCGACGCTGGAAAAATTGATCCTCGACGTCATCTCGCTCGATTACCACGAGACGCTGATGGCGGCGGCCGGCCATCAGGCCGAGGGGGCTCGGAAGGCGGCGATGGCGGCCAACAAGGGCAAATACATCCTCGTCATCGAAGGCGCGATCCCGACCAAGGAAAACGGCATCTACTGCAAGGTCGGCGGCCAGACCGCGATCGAACTCACCAAGGAATGCGCGGCGGATGCTGCGGCGGTGATCGCGATTGGTTCCTGCGCCTCGTGGGGCGGCATGCCCTCGACGGTGCCCTCGATTTCCGGCTGGGATTCCAGCCCGACCGGCTCGGCGGGTGTCGCCGAGATCCTCGGCAAGCCGGTGGTGACGATCCCCGGTTGTCCGCCCAACCCCTATAACTTCCTCGCCACCGCGGTGCATTTCCTCACCTTCGGCACCCTGCCGGCCACCGACAAGCTCGGCCGACCGCTGTTCGCCTATGGCCGCCTGATCCATGAAAACTGCGAGCGGCGCGCGCATTTCGACGCCGGCCGCTTCGCGATGGCCTTCGGCGACGAGGGGCATCGCAAGGGCTACTGCCTATACAAGCTCGGCTGCAAGGGGCCGGAGACCTATGCCAACTGTCCGACCATCGGCTTTGGCGATGCCGGGGAGAACAACTGGCCGGTCGGCTGCGGCCATCCTTGCATCGGCTGCACCGAGAAAGGCGTGGGTTTCACCAAGCCGATTCACACCGTGGCGAAGATGCTCAACGTCGCGCCGCCTTTGCAGTATCCGCGCATCAGCGAGGATATCGGCAAAGGCTCGAGCTTCGCTTCCGCCGCGGCGCTGGCGGCGATCGCCGGCGCGGCGGCCGGAGGCGCGGCGATGCTGGCGAGGAACCTCGGACTGTCGCATCAGGCCGCCGAGCTCGAAAAAGCCAAAGAAGCCAAACCCAAAGCGGAGGTCTGAGATGACCACGCGACGCGATTTTCTGAAAGGCGCGCTGGCAGCCGGCACGCTGGTCGGCGCTGGCGGGACGGCATCGGCGCGTGAAACCCACAAGGTGCCGGAAGGCGCGCTGGGACTGCTTTACGACGCGACGCTGTGCGTCGGCTGCAAGGCCTGTGTCGCCGCCTGCAAGGAAGCCAACGGCAATCCGCCGGAGTTCAACACCGTCGATCATCTGTGGGATACGCCGCTCGACACCAGCGGCTACACCTTCAACATCATCAAGATGTATCGCAACGGCACGATGGAAACGAAGGATGCCGAGATCAACGGTTATGCTTTCATGAAGACCTCGTGCATGCACTGCGCCGATCCGTCGTGCGTGTCGGCCTGTCCGGTGTCGGCCATGACCAAGGATCCGGTCACTGGCATCGTCAAATACAACCCGAACAAGTGCATCGGCTGCCGCTACTGCGTCGCCGCCTGCCCGTTCGGCATCCCGAAATACCAATACGACAGCCCGACCGGGCGGATCGGCAAATGCGAGCTGTGCCGCCATCGCCACAAAGACGGCCATTACTCGGCCTGCGCCGAGGTCTGTCCGACCGGCGCGACGCTGTTCGGCAAGACTGCCGACCTGCTTGCCGAAGCCAAGCGGCGGCTGGCGCTCAAGCCCGGCACCGTGACCACCTTCCCGCGTGGCCGCCTGGGTGAGGCGACCGCGCCCGGCGTCAGCTGGCGAAAGGAACCCGACCAGAGTTACGAAGGCGTGGTGGGCAATTACCAGCAGCATATCTACGGAGAGAAGGAGTACGGCGGCACGCAGGTGCTCAAGCTCTCCGGCGTGCCCTTCGAGAAGGTCGGCATGCCGAAACTGCCGCCCTATTCTTCGGCGGCGACGTCGGAAACCATCCAGCACACGCTCTATGGCGGTCTCGTGATGCCGATCGCGGTATTGGCCGGGCTCACTTTCGTTGCCAAGCGTAACGTCAAATCCGCGGAAGGAGGCGAGCAATGAGCACACATGCGCATCACGCCAAGCCGGCGCCGGTTGGTGGGCCGCTGCTCAATGCCGTGACCCTCACCGCTGGCGTGCTGATCGCCATCATGGCCGCCATCCTTGCCGTGCGGTTTTTCTATGGTCTTGGCAGCGTCACCCACCTCAATGACGGCTATCCCTGGGGCATCTGGATCGCCGTCGATGTGATGATCGGTTCGGCCTTCGCCTGCGGCGGTTTCTCGGTGGCGATGCTGGTCTATATCTTCAACAAACAGGAGTATCACCCACTGGTGCGACCAGCGCTGCTGGCCAGCCTCTTTGGGTACACGCTGGCGGGTGTCGCGGTGATCGTCGATCTCGGCCGCTGGTGGAACGTCTGGAACATGTACTGGCCGTGGTCGGCGAACCCGAATTCGGTGATGTTCGAGGTGGCGATCTGCATCACGCTCTACATCATCGTGATGTGGATCGAATTCGCGCCGACCTTCTTCGAGAAATTCGGCCTGAATGAGGCCAAGCGCCGCCTGTCGAAGATCATGTTCCTGATCATCGCGCTGGGCACCTTGCTGCCGATGATGCACCAGTCTTCACTCGGCACGCTGCTCGTCGTCATGGGCCCGCAGGTGCATCCGCTCTGGCAGACGCCGCTGGTGCCTCTCTTGTTCCTGCTCACGGCGATCATCATGGGCTATGCCGTGGTGTTGTTCGAGTCATGCGTGGCCTCGTCGGCTTACCGGCGCTCGATCGAAATGCATCTGCTCACCCCGCTGGCGAAGGTCATGCTCGGTGTGGTGGCGGTCTATCTCGTCGCGCGCTGCGCCGATTTGCTGTGGCGCGGCGTGATGGGTCTCGCCCTGACGCCTTCTCTCGAAGCGCTGATGTTCTGGCTCGAGACGGCTTGTTTCGTGGCGCCGTTCCTGCTCATCGGGACAGAAGCCCAGCGCCGCAATCCGGCGCGCCTGTTCGTCGCCGGCCTCGTCATCATGCTCGGCGGTTCGCTGTTGCGCCTGAACGGTTTCCTGATCGGTTACGAGACCGTCATCGGCGCCGAAACCGCGGGCGTGAATTTCCGCTACTTCCCATCGCTGACCGAAATCCTCGTCACCGTCGGCATGTTCTCGATCGAGGTCCTTGGTTACGTCATCATCACCCGCCGCTTCCCGGTATTGCCGCGCGAAGCCTGACCGGAGGAAAGAAAAAATGTCCAAACGCATCACCATCGATCCCATCACCCGTATCGAAGGCCATCTGCGCATCGACGTCGATGTCGATGGCGGCCGGGTGAAGAAGGCGTGGTCTTCCGGCCAGATGTGGCGCGGCGTCGAATTGATCCTGCTGGGCCGTGATCCGCGCGACGCGTGGACGATCACCCAACGCATCTGCGGCGTGTGCACCACCGTGCATGCGATCGCCTCGGTGCGCGCGGTGGAAAACGCGCTCAAGCTCGAAGTGCCGCTCAATGCCCAGTACATCCGCAACCTGATCATCCTCGCCCATGCGGTGCATGACCATATCGTGCACTTCTATCACCTCTCCGCCCTCGACTGGGTGGATGTCACGCAAGCGCTGAAAGCCGATCCGGACAAGACGGCGGCGCTGGCCGAGAGCCTTTCTTCCTGGCATCTCAACAGCAAGCACGAGATGCGCGCGGTCAAGGAGCGGCTGGCCGGCTTCGTGGGGGGTGGGCAACTGGGCATCTTCACCAATGGCTACTGGGGCCATCCGGCGATGAAACTGCCGCCGGAAGTGAATCTGCTCGCCGTCGCCCATTACTTGCAGGCGCTCGATGTGCAGCGCAAGGCCAACAAGATCGTCTCGATCCTCGGCTCGAAGACACCGCACATCCA includes the following:
- a CDS encoding hydrogenase small subunit, with protein sequence MSATTTSAGLRNEFDWRGPDDLEQRLQMPRRDFLKFCAGLAGTLGLPVGAEAAVAQAIESAKRPSVIWLHFQECTGCSESLLRAEHPTLEKLILDVISLDYHETLMAAAGHQAEGARKAAMAANKGKYILVIEGAIPTKENGIYCKVGGQTAIELTKECAADAAAVIAIGSCASWGGMPSTVPSISGWDSSPTGSAGVAEILGKPVVTIPGCPPNPYNFLATAVHFLTFGTLPATDKLGRPLFAYGRLIHENCERRAHFDAGRFAMAFGDEGHRKGYCLYKLGCKGPETYANCPTIGFGDAGENNWPVGCGHPCIGCTEKGVGFTKPIHTVAKMLNVAPPLQYPRISEDIGKGSSFASAAALAAIAGAAAGGAAMLARNLGLSHQAAELEKAKEAKPKAEV
- a CDS encoding nickel-dependent hydrogenase large subunit is translated as MTRRVVGPFNRVEGDLEVMLDVEGGHVAAAFVNSPLYRGFEQILEGKTPLDALVFVPRICGICSVAQSAAAARALADAAGIAPPRNGRLAANLTLAVENLADHLTHFYLFFMPDFAAAEYAGASWYAEVSAQFRAQSGKAQTEALAARARFMQAMGLLAGKWPHTLAVQPGGTTRPLTESEIFRLRRIVREFRAFLEARLFAASLETIAGLDGQTALERWRKQARAGDLRLFLQLADRLDLWSLGQSGARFLSVGAYDEGGGAFLFAPGVWHAGTVLPFAPHQVSEDVSCARYVGGKAQRPAEERTVPRYDKPGAYSWCKAPRLDGEICETGALARQLVDGQPLVSDLVACRGAGVGARVLARLLEFARVVPALERWLDACDPDGPWCMPAPLAENCLGVGFVEAARGALGHWLTVRHGLIGGYQIIAPTTWNFSPRDADGQPGALERALVGLPVPEQGTIPAVVHHVVRSFDPCMVCTVH
- the hybB gene encoding Ni/Fe-hydrogenase cytochrome b subunit; translated protein: MSTHAHHAKPAPVGGPLLNAVTLTAGVLIAIMAAILAVRFFYGLGSVTHLNDGYPWGIWIAVDVMIGSAFACGGFSVAMLVYIFNKQEYHPLVRPALLASLFGYTLAGVAVIVDLGRWWNVWNMYWPWSANPNSVMFEVAICITLYIIVMWIEFAPTFFEKFGLNEAKRRLSKIMFLIIALGTLLPMMHQSSLGTLLVVMGPQVHPLWQTPLVPLLFLLTAIIMGYAVVLFESCVASSAYRRSIEMHLLTPLAKVMLGVVAVYLVARCADLLWRGVMGLALTPSLEALMFWLETACFVAPFLLIGTEAQRRNPARLFVAGLVIMLGGSLLRLNGFLIGYETVIGAETAGVNFRYFPSLTEILVTVGMFSIEVLGYVIITRRFPVLPREA
- a CDS encoding sensor histidine kinase, which gives rise to MKKGTLIPPADELARRYARADAQAGEEIWLDVIRKMDEVYHDLLQYEVALEEKNAALEESQQFIASVLASMSDILIVCDRAGTIESVNAALSALLGRSADTLVRRPLFDLFADEASRAKASRLFAEQRAAPVQDCEMLLKAANGSEIALSLNCTPRYDGVGKMLGFVITGRPVGELLRAYQALRRAHEDLQTAQRQLVHAEKMASLGRLVAGVAHELNNPISFVYGNAVVMKRYAERLTRYLDAVHRGSDRPALDALRAELRIDRLLEDLPALIDGMLEGAERTRDIVDALKRFSAQGSGERMRFDLVEVIERAIHWVGKGSGARLEVVRDLPENLAVEGNAGEIQQVVMNLVQNAADATAQVATPRLAISGRLDGGRAVVEFHDNGPGIRPEHLGRLFDPFFTTKPVGQGTGLGLAISYGIVERHGGELSAANHPRGGAVFRLVLPLANAS
- the hybA gene encoding hydrogenase 2 operon protein HybA, encoding MTTRRDFLKGALAAGTLVGAGGTASARETHKVPEGALGLLYDATLCVGCKACVAACKEANGNPPEFNTVDHLWDTPLDTSGYTFNIIKMYRNGTMETKDAEINGYAFMKTSCMHCADPSCVSACPVSAMTKDPVTGIVKYNPNKCIGCRYCVAACPFGIPKYQYDSPTGRIGKCELCRHRHKDGHYSACAEVCPTGATLFGKTADLLAEAKRRLALKPGTVTTFPRGRLGEATAPGVSWRKEPDQSYEGVVGNYQQHIYGEKEYGGTQVLKLSGVPFEKVGMPKLPPYSSAATSETIQHTLYGGLVMPIAVLAGLTFVAKRNVKSAEGGEQ